The following proteins come from a genomic window of Vallitaleaceae bacterium 9-2:
- a CDS encoding TetR/AcrR family transcriptional regulator yields MQVKKEEVHMALMHAAEQEFLEKGFMQASLRQIVKAAGTTIGNFYNYFENKEAIFEALVEAEYNNFIYLIEHHDAIERPDYLWETTDIRQWRSVLGEFIEKYIPPFSNRFVLLIEASQGTRFEKTRELLLSILSEHFASHVDTFGRSHVHPEMAKVIGIEFIEGFLYILKNVKDEATRKTLVTEHFLFHMIGSMAIIGEFNQK; encoded by the coding sequence ATGCAAGTTAAAAAAGAAGAAGTGCATATGGCGCTTATGCATGCCGCGGAACAAGAGTTTTTAGAAAAAGGATTTATGCAAGCGTCATTACGTCAAATCGTTAAAGCCGCAGGAACGACAATTGGGAACTTTTATAATTATTTTGAAAACAAGGAAGCCATATTCGAAGCTCTTGTTGAAGCGGAATACAATAATTTTATCTATCTTATTGAGCACCATGATGCGATAGAACGCCCGGATTATCTATGGGAGACCACGGATATTCGCCAGTGGAGAAGTGTATTGGGCGAGTTTATAGAAAAATATATACCGCCTTTTTCGAACCGATTTGTCTTATTGATTGAAGCCAGTCAAGGGACACGCTTTGAGAAGACGCGAGAACTTTTGCTCAGTATTTTATCAGAACATTTTGCAAGTCATGTCGATACTTTTGGACGCAGTCATGTACATCCGGAGATGGCTAAAGTGATAGGTATTGAGTTTATTGAAGGGTTTTTGTATATCTTGAAAAATGTCAAAGATGAAGCAACTCGAAAGACTTTAGTTACAGAACATTTTTTGTTTCATATGATAGGAAGCATGGCTATCATAGGTGAATTTAATCAAAAATAA
- a CDS encoding (deoxy)nucleoside triphosphate pyrophosphohydrolase, translating into MKYYQVAAAILVHDHHILCMQRPQGKYKYMDYKYEFPGGKVEAGESIEDALMRELREELNIDVPINASHHYMTLDYAYPDFSITLHSFLVPVASRTFDMCEHIDYRWCLPKDLRSLDWALADDPIIHRLMNDASLVSTGT; encoded by the coding sequence ATGAAGTATTATCAAGTAGCTGCCGCTATTTTAGTTCACGACCACCATATTCTTTGCATGCAACGACCGCAAGGAAAATATAAATACATGGATTATAAGTACGAATTTCCCGGAGGTAAAGTTGAAGCTGGAGAATCCATAGAAGATGCCTTAATGCGAGAATTACGCGAAGAGCTAAACATTGATGTTCCTATTAATGCCTCGCATCACTATATGACTCTCGACTATGCCTATCCTGACTTTTCGATTACCCTACACAGCTTTTTAGTCCCTGTTGCCTCGCGCACGTTCGATATGTGCGAGCATATTGATTATCGCTGGTGTCTTCCAAAAGATTTACGATCACTAGATTGGGCTCTGGCAGATGATCCGATTATTCATCGCCTGATGAATGATGCCTCACTAGTATCTACTGGAACATAG
- a CDS encoding transporter substrate-binding domain-containing protein: protein MPDVSTKSIFKLSMIIFSIAFLSLIVFASLYTQKKVNTSFLTDEEREWLDSHEGQIKIGYTTDYPPIEFLENGQYVGISADYFHLLEKKLDITIDMVEFEHWDELIAQAKRREITGITAATKTKERSAYLDFTVPYIMNPNVIITRQNFSEQLTFDKLADSTIELLVVKDYAITEYLKRDYPNINYVEVLSANEGLRKVSLGEADAIIIEIMSASASITEDSLSNLVVNAETPFESNLSIATRNDWPILSDIFGKGLAQITESERQSIRSKWVLFEEKSIFETPYFGITLTFILLLLVFVLITVIMWNYTLKKAVNDKTLTLENYKNQLLKEIEERKKTEEIIKYRSYHDELTGLYNRAYFSEQFLHLNQAEHLPLSIIVADLNGLKITNDTFGHQTGDQIIIQIARILESVFQDDGIIARIGGDEFVILLPNTPKSLADNFCQQVKQACALAPKTPIQPSVALGYETKNDMTSDINMIFKQAEDKMYEDKLGEQGHISTTILESLEGLLRKTTNESSEHSQRLRNLALKLGRQLSLSKQDLNALSLLADLHDIGKLALSEELLQKEAPLTLDEWERIKKHSELGYKIATSLPELSQIATGILNHHERWDGAGYPQGLAKEDIPLLARIIALVDAYDVMTMGRPYKTPLSKSDAIKELKKCAGTQFDPALVKLFINEVL from the coding sequence ATGCCCGATGTATCAACTAAATCGATATTCAAACTATCAATGATTATCTTTAGTATCGCTTTTTTGTCCTTGATTGTTTTTGCCAGCTTATATACTCAGAAAAAAGTAAATACTTCTTTTTTAACTGATGAAGAGCGGGAGTGGCTAGATTCACATGAAGGTCAAATTAAGATTGGCTATACAACGGACTATCCACCTATTGAATTTCTTGAAAATGGTCAATATGTGGGTATTTCTGCCGATTACTTTCACTTGCTGGAAAAAAAATTAGATATAACCATCGATATGGTGGAATTCGAGCATTGGGATGAGCTGATTGCTCAGGCTAAACGTCGAGAAATAACCGGTATTACTGCAGCAACAAAAACCAAGGAACGAAGTGCATATCTTGATTTTACTGTCCCTTATATCATGAATCCAAATGTCATTATTACACGTCAGAATTTTTCCGAGCAATTGACTTTTGACAAATTGGCGGATTCGACGATTGAGCTCCTTGTGGTAAAAGATTATGCCATTACAGAATATTTAAAGCGAGATTATCCAAATATAAATTATGTTGAAGTCCTTAGTGCCAACGAAGGATTAAGGAAGGTTTCTCTAGGTGAGGCGGATGCCATCATCATCGAGATTATGAGTGCTTCTGCCAGTATTACGGAAGATAGTCTTTCCAACCTTGTCGTTAATGCCGAGACACCTTTTGAATCTAACTTATCTATTGCAACCCGAAACGACTGGCCTATATTAAGTGACATCTTTGGTAAAGGGCTTGCACAAATCACCGAAAGTGAACGCCAAAGCATACGATCCAAGTGGGTTTTATTTGAAGAAAAAAGTATCTTTGAGACGCCTTACTTTGGAATCACATTGACGTTTATTCTTCTATTGCTCGTTTTTGTGCTTATCACAGTTATCATGTGGAATTATACGCTCAAAAAAGCTGTCAACGATAAAACCCTGACTCTTGAAAATTATAAAAACCAACTCCTTAAAGAAATTGAAGAACGTAAGAAAACAGAGGAAATTATTAAGTATAGATCTTATCACGATGAATTAACCGGATTATATAATCGTGCTTATTTTAGCGAACAATTTTTGCATCTTAATCAAGCCGAACATCTTCCGTTATCCATCATTGTTGCAGATTTGAATGGCTTAAAAATAACAAATGATACATTTGGTCATCAAACCGGTGATCAAATCATCATACAAATTGCCCGTATTCTTGAGTCTGTTTTTCAAGACGATGGTATTATTGCTCGCATCGGCGGTGATGAATTTGTAATTTTACTCCCCAATACCCCTAAAAGTCTTGCCGACAATTTTTGTCAACAAGTCAAGCAAGCCTGTGCCCTTGCTCCAAAAACTCCAATCCAGCCTTCTGTTGCTCTTGGATATGAAACCAAAAATGATATGACAAGCGATATCAATATGATTTTTAAGCAAGCCGAAGATAAAATGTATGAAGATAAACTTGGCGAACAAGGACATATCAGTACCACAATCTTAGAGTCTCTTGAAGGATTGTTGCGCAAAACCACAAATGAATCGTCTGAGCATAGTCAGCGCCTTCGCAACCTAGCTTTAAAGCTAGGCAGGCAGTTATCGCTTTCAAAGCAGGATTTGAATGCTTTGTCTTTGCTTGCGGATTTACACGATATAGGTAAGCTGGCTCTCTCTGAAGAGCTATTGCAAAAAGAAGCTCCCCTGACTTTGGACGAATGGGAACGAATTAAGAAGCACTCGGAGTTAGGTTATAAGATAGCAACATCCCTGCCTGAACTTTCTCAGATAGCTACCGGAATATTAAACCATCACGAGCGTTGGGATGGCGCTGGTTATCCTCAAGGCTTGGCCAAGGAAGACATTCCCTTATTGGCTAGAATTATTGCCCTTGTTGATGCCTATGATGTCATGACAATGGGACGACCTTATAAGACACCACTCAGTAAATCGGATGCTATTAAAGAACTAAAAAAATGTGCCGGAACACAATTTGATCCGGCACTGGTTAAGCTTTTTATTAATGAAGTTTTATAG
- a CDS encoding glycoside hydrolase family 88 protein has translation MPEFYEQAWQDIMNKVTTTSDRIKAGFPHVAYDGKYDDQTPGWWTAGFWPGLLWLVYRHNGDAQLLEYARECEDKLDAELDGFVNLHHDVGFMWGLSAVANYNLTGNEKSKIRGLKAASTLAGRFNIKGNFIRAWSDEVFANSQGWVIIDCMMNLPLLYWASQVRQDPMYKHIAKAHTETVINEFIREDGSVYHIVCFDPEIGERVDALGGQGYSKESAWSRGAAWAIYGLAMGYGYTKEEIYLEKCKQVADFFIAHLPEDGVPVWDFRAPKDTLYAKDSSAGACAASGLIELSYYLDGQEKEKYLDVAKKILKSLYVNYGNWDTQDEGLINEGTVAFPAGRDINVPIIYGDYYFAEAISKLVGYDKRIF, from the coding sequence ATGCCTGAATTTTACGAACAAGCCTGGCAAGATATTATGAATAAAGTAACAACAACGAGCGACAGAATAAAAGCCGGTTTTCCTCATGTAGCCTACGATGGCAAATATGATGATCAAACACCAGGCTGGTGGACGGCTGGATTTTGGCCGGGACTTTTATGGTTGGTCTATAGACACAACGGTGACGCTCAACTTCTTGAATATGCAAGAGAATGTGAAGATAAATTAGATGCAGAGCTTGATGGATTTGTGAATCTACATCATGATGTAGGGTTCATGTGGGGACTGTCTGCAGTGGCAAACTATAATTTGACAGGAAATGAAAAGTCAAAGATTCGTGGACTTAAGGCAGCAAGTACTTTGGCGGGACGTTTTAATATTAAAGGAAATTTTATACGGGCATGGTCAGATGAGGTCTTTGCCAATAGCCAAGGCTGGGTTATTATTGACTGCATGATGAATTTGCCGCTATTATACTGGGCATCCCAAGTACGCCAAGATCCTATGTATAAACATATTGCCAAAGCCCACACAGAAACAGTCATCAACGAGTTTATTCGTGAAGATGGCTCCGTATATCATATTGTGTGTTTTGATCCTGAAATCGGGGAAAGAGTGGACGCCCTTGGAGGACAAGGATATTCAAAAGAATCTGCATGGTCAAGAGGGGCAGCGTGGGCAATCTATGGATTAGCCATGGGTTATGGATACACAAAAGAGGAAATATATCTTGAAAAATGCAAACAGGTAGCGGATTTTTTCATTGCCCACTTGCCAGAAGATGGCGTGCCAGTCTGGGATTTTCGAGCACCAAAAGATACCTTATATGCAAAAGACAGTTCAGCTGGAGCTTGTGCAGCTAGCGGATTAATCGAATTAAGCTATTATCTTGACGGACAGGAAAAAGAAAAATACCTGGACGTGGCTAAGAAAATCCTAAAATCACTATATGTCAATTATGGGAACTGGGACACGCAAGATGAAGGATTAATTAACGAAGGCACGGTTGCCTTTCCTGCTGGGCGTGATATCAATGTTCCTATAATATATGGAGACTACTATTTTGCAGAAGCAATAAGCAAACTGGTGGGATATGACAAACGTATATTTTAA
- a CDS encoding extracellular solute-binding protein gives MERKSIAIILALILILTVGCSKTDESKDNVAGSSVSTQSGEEAQVTELSVHMHDDDGYTIFDSSLPVWKIAEEANNIVLKGTAPTTPLNSEEVFNLMLAADEIPDIIHTKRANVLKYNEKLFLPLDELIEEHAPDLKALLEERQDVVKHMKAADGKMYYIPFIPDGEASMGWHIRKDWLDQLGLEVPSTYEDMLTVMRAFKDNDLNGNGINDEVPFFSRRTLGIYDLLGIYGLVDVEYVEEGMVKNDLYSQDYKEGIIGLRNLYKEGLIDAEIFTRGNTARDMMFDDNIGGMTLDWFGSTAGYQDKYVDQIEGLDWIPMAPPADINGDVWIEYSRKTVEDMGWGISINNEHPEETIKFMNYWFTEEGRRLMNYGIEGQTYDMVDGKAIFNEKTLSEGKSVLENMRLIGAQTMIGFHQDFEYEKQWMNELALEGAQMYIDNDYFIDLLPALNYTDEEQKRIAKIEPQVKAYVEEMSQKWILDAVSVEDTFDDYMKKLEELGAVEMMQIKQAAYERYQNN, from the coding sequence ATGGAAAGAAAAAGTATTGCAATTATTTTAGCACTTATACTTATCCTAACAGTAGGATGTAGCAAAACGGATGAATCAAAAGACAATGTAGCTGGAAGTTCCGTGTCCACACAAAGCGGTGAAGAGGCACAGGTAACCGAGCTTTCGGTTCATATGCACGACGATGATGGTTATACAATTTTTGATAGCTCCTTGCCGGTATGGAAAATAGCCGAAGAAGCCAATAATATTGTTTTGAAAGGAACGGCACCGACAACACCTTTAAATTCAGAAGAAGTGTTTAATCTAATGTTAGCTGCAGATGAGATTCCAGATATTATTCATACAAAAAGAGCTAACGTATTAAAATATAACGAAAAATTGTTCCTTCCACTGGATGAGCTTATTGAAGAACACGCACCGGATTTAAAGGCCCTTTTAGAGGAACGTCAAGATGTCGTCAAGCATATGAAGGCAGCGGATGGAAAAATGTATTATATACCGTTTATTCCTGATGGAGAAGCATCCATGGGATGGCACATTCGTAAAGACTGGCTAGACCAACTGGGCTTAGAGGTGCCAAGTACATATGAGGACATGCTTACCGTCATGAGAGCTTTTAAAGACAACGATTTAAATGGAAATGGCATAAATGATGAAGTTCCGTTTTTCTCTAGAAGAACGCTTGGAATCTATGACTTATTGGGCATATATGGTCTTGTCGATGTAGAGTATGTGGAAGAGGGTATGGTAAAAAATGATCTGTATTCACAGGACTACAAGGAAGGTATCATCGGGCTACGTAATCTATATAAAGAAGGTCTGATTGATGCGGAAATCTTTACAAGAGGCAATACGGCAAGAGATATGATGTTTGATGATAATATCGGTGGGATGACCCTAGATTGGTTTGGTAGTACAGCAGGTTATCAAGATAAATATGTAGATCAAATTGAAGGATTGGACTGGATTCCAATGGCACCTCCTGCAGACATAAATGGGGATGTGTGGATTGAGTATTCGAGAAAAACTGTTGAAGATATGGGATGGGGAATTTCTATAAATAATGAACATCCAGAAGAAACAATAAAATTCATGAACTATTGGTTTACAGAAGAAGGACGCCGGTTAATGAATTATGGAATTGAAGGCCAAACTTATGATATGGTCGATGGCAAAGCAATATTTAATGAAAAAACATTATCTGAAGGAAAATCTGTCTTAGAAAACATGCGTTTAATCGGTGCCCAAACAATGATCGGATTCCATCAAGACTTTGAATATGAAAAGCAGTGGATGAATGAACTGGCATTAGAAGGTGCACAGATGTATATTGACAATGATTATTTCATAGACTTGCTTCCGGCCTTAAACTATACGGACGAAGAACAAAAGCGAATTGCTAAGATTGAGCCACAAGTAAAAGCATATGTTGAAGAAATGTCACAAAAATGGATTTTAGATGCAGTTTCTGTTGAAGATACATTTGATGATTACATGAAAAAACTTGAAGAATTAGGTGCAGTTGAAATGATGCAAATCAAACAAGCAGCATATGAGCGATACCAAAATAATTAG
- a CDS encoding carbohydrate ABC transporter permease: MIIGKSTKVYQVLINMIAGLIACLTIYPFIYVLMSSISSPDMVAAGKVLLLPKEITFAAYQKVFEQKEIWIGYGNTIFYTAYGTMVNLFLTTCGAYALSRKELRGRTFFTIFIALTMWFKPGMIPQYLNYKELGLLDTRTLIVWGFGIDAFNVILLRSFFESVPKSIDEAARIDGASQFQVLTKIYLPLSKAALATVGLFYAVSRWNGYFWAMITLRDSNKYPLQVVLKSFIAKMSDEVNGIDVVSELSQQTFIYATIVVAVLPIVMIYPYIQKYFVKGVMIGSLKG; this comes from the coding sequence ATGATTATTGGAAAAAGTACAAAAGTTTACCAAGTTCTTATCAATATGATAGCAGGACTGATTGCTTGCTTAACGATATATCCTTTTATATATGTGCTGATGTCTTCTATTAGCTCACCGGATATGGTTGCAGCAGGAAAAGTGTTATTATTACCCAAAGAAATTACATTTGCAGCATACCAAAAAGTTTTTGAGCAAAAAGAAATTTGGATCGGCTATGGAAATACAATTTTTTATACGGCATATGGAACGATGGTAAACTTATTTTTAACCACCTGTGGTGCATATGCGCTTTCACGAAAAGAATTGCGGGGGCGAACGTTTTTTACAATTTTCATTGCGCTAACAATGTGGTTTAAACCGGGGATGATTCCTCAATATTTAAACTATAAAGAACTAGGACTTTTAGACACACGTACTTTAATTGTATGGGGATTTGGTATTGACGCATTTAACGTCATCTTGTTACGAAGTTTTTTTGAGTCTGTACCGAAGTCAATTGATGAAGCGGCAAGAATAGATGGAGCATCACAGTTTCAAGTATTGACAAAGATATACTTGCCCTTATCAAAAGCAGCACTGGCAACAGTAGGATTGTTTTATGCCGTCAGTCGATGGAATGGCTATTTTTGGGCGATGATAACGCTTCGAGACAGCAATAAGTACCCGCTACAGGTAGTTTTAAAATCCTTTATTGCCAAGATGAGTGATGAAGTTAATGGAATCGATGTCGTTAGTGAATTATCTCAACAAACATTTATTTATGCAACCATAGTTGTCGCAGTGCTTCCGATAGTGATGATCTATCCATATATTCAAAAGTATTTTGTAAAAGGGGTAATGATAGGATCACTAAAGGGGTAA
- a CDS encoding ABC transporter permease subunit — protein sequence MNESTYVVKEKSYWHVKRYNFIYELKKNWFLYALLVPFVVWFLLFSYRPLIGLQAAFKDYDILLGLQDSEWVGLAHFKEFFGSEYFLRTLKNTLIINIYALVFGFPAPIILALLLNEIKNANYKKVIQTMTYLPHFISIVVIVQIVTSFLSPSTGLLNLLIEKFGGERIYFLIKPEYFRTIYTTMNIWKEIGFGAVVYIAALSGIDPQLYEAAEIDGAGKMKQMWHITIKSILPTIMIMLILKVGMLLNVGFETIILMYQPATYETADVISSYVYRLGIQQGRYDIATAVGLANSLVAVLLVYTTNKISKKYTETGIW from the coding sequence ATGAATGAAAGTACGTATGTAGTTAAAGAAAAATCTTATTGGCATGTTAAGCGCTACAATTTCATCTATGAATTAAAAAAGAACTGGTTTCTATATGCACTACTCGTGCCCTTTGTTGTCTGGTTCCTTTTGTTTTCATATAGACCCTTAATAGGTTTGCAGGCGGCATTTAAAGATTATGACATTCTTTTGGGGTTACAAGATAGTGAGTGGGTTGGGCTAGCGCATTTTAAAGAGTTTTTTGGAAGTGAATATTTTCTAAGAACACTTAAAAACACTTTAATCATCAATATATATGCGTTGGTATTTGGATTCCCGGCGCCTATTATTTTAGCGTTACTCCTTAATGAGATCAAAAATGCAAATTATAAGAAAGTTATTCAAACCATGACTTACTTGCCACACTTTATATCCATTGTCGTTATCGTTCAGATTGTGACGAGCTTTTTGTCACCATCGACAGGGCTATTGAACTTACTTATAGAAAAATTTGGTGGAGAACGGATTTATTTTCTCATTAAACCAGAGTATTTTCGAACGATTTATACAACCATGAATATATGGAAAGAAATTGGATTTGGTGCAGTGGTTTACATTGCCGCACTGTCGGGGATTGACCCCCAGTTATATGAAGCGGCTGAAATCGATGGCGCAGGAAAGATGAAACAGATGTGGCATATAACAATTAAGTCAATTCTGCCAACCATTATGATTATGCTTATACTGAAGGTGGGGATGCTGCTTAATGTAGGGTTTGAGACGATTATCTTAATGTATCAACCCGCGACATATGAAACAGCAGATGTTATTAGCAGCTATGTGTATCGGTTAGGAATACAACAGGGAAGATATGATATTGCAACAGCCGTAGGGCTTGCCAATTCATTGGTTGCGGTTCTTTTAGTATACACAACAAATAAAATCAGTAAAAAGTATACAGAAACAGGAATTTGGTAA
- a CDS encoding helix-turn-helix domain-containing protein produces the protein MKYYRKLFITYLAIIILYTAIAVGLFFNQVNIANKDFISSTNEEILMQYKNRTDLNYRIAKNWIKNLITDEAVKRFAVDRANGYINVIDLFQNLQKNMIAFSDASFSVGIVKPGYNSVITPDGTETLARFYNEWNINSTQVVEIEEALNNNEELSSHIIIKSTNQDTQKDSIIYVTKQNIDQENYIAIFIKLNETDTAKNREDGFYDGFYIGYKDKIVDYGDSGLDIMDKALSEASSKFENKNMDPDVVYNYETNQYYIYCVKSNIMQWRYYYVIDKSFMLNRYRDLLIKSLVIYLLLLVVGLAIVQLIVKYIYKPVESVVSLYNTQDGKTQRDEFKFISEQILRNKDTLKIKFITDLIHGTLEKKKIHQGLERYELDFLNAPFFIGLIKILPGTYKDDQTILMVRNNLENWMMDFCVSESSIEILDYAYDMIVVIAHQQHKNQIQQLMKSLGEDTVINLDHKLYLSLSSIYNKTSELVDSFYEAKRNLEYGVFFNDGHVITSHEIDMLDYDNYYYPIDEEKRLMNMVSACDQNGVNVFFEYLLNENYKKRTLSAEKQSQFILAIVATMNRIMQHNGIELSKNTSIDKMTYMDLKLERDYKQLKIKIIDMFQEVIHQIEGNRLKNDGDMGMKMQLFIEENYMHDIALEDLAQEMNITAGYAGVLFKNKVNANFKDYLNQYRVNQAKKMIESDKKIAMKEIAMQVGCSNPNTFLRIFKKYEGISPTMYKEKVNKEKGEK, from the coding sequence ATGAAATATTATCGCAAACTTTTTATAACATATCTCGCAATTATAATCTTATATACGGCGATTGCTGTGGGCTTGTTTTTTAATCAAGTCAATATTGCGAACAAAGACTTTATCAGTTCAACGAATGAAGAAATCTTGATGCAATACAAAAATCGGACCGATCTTAATTATAGAATAGCCAAGAACTGGATTAAAAATTTAATTACGGATGAAGCGGTCAAAAGATTTGCAGTGGATAGAGCCAATGGCTACATCAATGTCATTGATTTGTTTCAAAACTTGCAAAAAAATATGATTGCTTTTTCAGATGCCAGCTTTTCTGTAGGTATAGTCAAACCCGGGTATAATAGTGTGATTACACCGGATGGTACAGAGACGTTAGCAAGATTTTATAATGAATGGAATATTAATTCAACGCAAGTGGTAGAAATCGAAGAAGCGTTAAATAACAATGAAGAATTAAGTAGTCATATTATTATTAAGAGTACGAATCAAGACACACAAAAGGACAGTATCATCTATGTGACAAAGCAAAATATTGATCAGGAAAACTATATTGCCATCTTTATAAAGCTGAACGAAACAGATACCGCAAAAAATAGAGAAGATGGATTCTATGATGGGTTTTACATTGGATATAAAGATAAAATTGTTGATTATGGCGACAGTGGTCTAGATATAATGGATAAAGCGCTATCTGAGGCGAGCTCAAAATTTGAAAATAAGAATATGGATCCGGATGTGGTATATAACTATGAGACCAATCAATATTATATCTATTGTGTGAAATCAAATATTATGCAATGGAGATATTATTATGTGATTGATAAAAGTTTTATGCTTAACCGATATAGAGATTTATTAATCAAATCCCTAGTTATCTATTTGTTATTGCTTGTCGTAGGACTTGCCATTGTACAATTGATTGTTAAGTATATATATAAGCCTGTAGAAAGTGTCGTATCCCTATATAATACTCAAGATGGGAAGACACAAAGGGATGAATTTAAATTTATATCCGAACAGATATTAAGAAACAAAGACACCTTAAAGATTAAATTCATTACAGACTTGATTCATGGAACACTCGAAAAGAAAAAAATCCATCAAGGCCTTGAAAGGTATGAACTAGATTTCTTGAATGCGCCGTTTTTTATTGGATTAATAAAAATATTGCCCGGTACATATAAAGATGATCAGACAATCTTGATGGTAAGAAATAACTTGGAAAATTGGATGATGGATTTTTGTGTATCTGAAAGCTCCATTGAAATACTAGATTATGCTTATGATATGATCGTTGTCATCGCGCATCAGCAACATAAGAACCAAATACAGCAGCTTATGAAGAGCTTAGGAGAAGATACGGTGATTAATTTAGACCACAAACTTTATCTTTCCTTAAGCAGTATCTATAATAAAACCAGCGAACTAGTAGATAGCTTTTATGAAGCAAAAAGAAATTTAGAGTATGGTGTGTTTTTTAATGATGGACATGTCATAACAAGCCATGAGATTGATATGTTAGACTATGATAATTACTATTATCCAATTGACGAGGAAAAACGGTTGATGAATATGGTTAGCGCCTGTGATCAAAACGGCGTGAACGTCTTTTTTGAATATTTGTTAAATGAAAACTATAAAAAAAGAACACTGTCAGCAGAAAAACAGTCTCAATTTATACTTGCGATTGTTGCAACGATGAACCGAATTATGCAACACAATGGTATTGAATTATCTAAGAATACATCCATAGACAAGATGACATATATGGATTTAAAACTTGAGCGAGATTATAAGCAGCTAAAAATAAAAATTATAGATATGTTCCAGGAAGTCATCCATCAGATTGAAGGCAATCGGTTAAAAAATGATGGAGATATGGGGATGAAGATGCAATTGTTCATCGAAGAAAATTATATGCATGATATTGCCTTAGAAGACTTGGCTCAAGAGATGAATATTACAGCAGGTTATGCAGGGGTATTATTTAAAAATAAAGTCAATGCAAACTTTAAGGACTATCTAAATCAGTATCGTGTCAACCAGGCAAAAAAAATGATTGAAAGCGATAAAAAAATAGCAATGAAAGAAATTGCCATGCAGGTGGGATGCTCAAATCCAAATACTTTTTTAAGAATTTTCAAAAAATACGAGGGTATTTCGCCAACGATGTACAAGGAAAAAGTTAACAAAGAAAAAGGGGAAAAATAA
- a CDS encoding YhcH/YjgK/YiaL family protein has translation MILGNIQQLDEKRTYPKAIQTALEYLQTHDFVAMETGRYEIEGTDIFALVQEVDTDHVENRRPETHEEYVDIQYLVSGGERIGHAFLNSATQVKEDKRPEKDVIFYENPAGERLITLFPGDYAIFFPTDIHRPGCEYQELMKIKKVVVKIRYSIL, from the coding sequence ATGATATTAGGAAATATTCAACAGTTAGATGAAAAAAGAACGTATCCTAAAGCAATTCAAACAGCATTAGAATACTTGCAAACCCATGATTTTGTGGCGATGGAGACCGGACGGTATGAGATAGAAGGAACGGATATCTTTGCTCTTGTACAAGAGGTCGATACCGATCATGTTGAAAACAGGCGACCAGAGACGCATGAGGAATATGTGGATATACAATATCTTGTTAGCGGAGGCGAACGCATCGGACATGCATTCTTAAATAGTGCAACACAGGTCAAAGAAGATAAACGCCCGGAAAAAGACGTGATATTCTATGAGAATCCTGCGGGTGAACGCTTGATTACCCTGTTTCCAGGCGATTATGCAATCTTTTTTCCTACAGACATTCACCGCCCTGGATGCGAATATCAAGAGTTGATGAAGATAAAAAAAGTTGTCGTCAAGATTCGTTACAGCATTCTTTAG